The following proteins are encoded in a genomic region of Acipenser ruthenus chromosome 4, fAciRut3.2 maternal haplotype, whole genome shotgun sequence:
- the LOC117399484 gene encoding transmembrane protein 108-like isoform X1, which produces MKKRSQVLYRQLLSVLLILALTELISAVQEVTSQGPIKDPSVTTAMLNRSRAHSSSIPGSSVWQQNSSTEGNNLPNIQGYHATELSDSGNTEPTLTTNLVGKKLTTDPPQGISISHHSTREDVHESPHASTSDAEHLKEKMPKLDIDGPTGSPQPYTTTELQPSSSARMLVDHSLASPDLSGIHAITSRELSQIINVSIANGLTSAGQDGSSDVISQGWTETPVLSISPTIPLVLPETASVPLNSSLTEQLSGKSLIFVTPTWNETPSSQWPHSPSKEQANISLTTLESDTQANTTFSGSIMSTNLDDMVSLNGTFASTTESASTATGNFLNRQVPAVTKGPGLPGNLSHVTEVDKPHQRASICLSKVDIVWIILAISVPISSCSVLLTVCCMRRKKKTSNPENNLSYWNNAITMDYFNRHAVELPREITSLGTAEDQEPCSPPNGDYTESGMVLVNPFCQDTLFTNTEHVSEL; this is translated from the exons GTGTTCTACTGATCCTGGCACTGACAGAGCTGATATCTGCTGTACAGGAAGTGACATCTCAGGGACCCATCAAAGACCCCTCTGTCACTACGGCAATGTTGAACAGGTCTAGAGCTCATTCCTCCAGCATACCAGGCAGTTCAGTCTGGCAACAAAACTCCAGCACAGAAGGAAACAACTTGCCAAATATTCAGGGATACCATGCCACTGAACTGTCAGACTCTGGCAACACTGAACCCACCCTAACTACCAACCTTGTGGGAAAAAAATTGACAACAGACCCTCCCCAGGGTATTTCTATCAGTCATCACAGCACAAGAGAGGATGTCCATGAGTCCCCCCACGCCAGTACTTCAGATGCAGAACATTTAAAAGAGAAGATGCCCAAGTTGGATATAGATGGACCCACTGGATCCCCACAGCCTTACACTACCACCGAACTGCAGCCTTCCTCTTCAGCAAGAATGCTCGTTGATCATTCTTTGGCTAGTCCAGACCTTTCTGGCATCCATGCCATTACTTCGCGGGAATTATCACAAATCATTAACGTTTCAATTGCCAATGGCCTTACAAGCGCAGGGCAAGATGGAAGCTCAGACGTCATCTCGCAAGGGTGGACAGAGACACCGGTCCTTTCTATCTCACCAACCATCCCATTGGTTCTGCCTGAGACAGCATCGGTGCCTTTAAACAGCTCTTTAACGGAGCAACTGTCAGGTAAATCCTTAATATTTGTAACTCCTACATGGAATGAAACCCCATCATCACAATGGCCTCACAGTCCCTCTAAAGAACAGGCTAATATTTCATTAACTACATTGGAGAGTGATACACAGGCAAACACAACTTTCAGTGGCAGTATAATGAGCACTAATTTGGATGACATGGTGTCATTGAATGGGACCTTTGCCTCCACTACGGAATCTGCTTCTACAGCAACAGGGAACTTCCTGAATAGACAGGTGCCTGCGGTGACCAAGGGGCCTGGACTTCCTGGTAACCTGTCCCATGTGACTGAAGTGGACAAGCCTCATCAGAGAGCCAGCATCTGTCTCAGCAAAGTGGACATTGTGTGGATTATTTTGGCCATCAGTGTCCCCATTTCATCCTGTT CAGTCTTATTAACAGTATGCTGcatgaggaggaagaagaagaccTCAAATCCAGAAAACAACCTGAGCTACTGGAACAATGCTATCACGATGGATTACTTCAACAGACATGCCGTCGAGCTGCCCAGAGAAATCACATCTCTAGGAACTGCAGAG GACCAGGAGCCTTGCTCCCCTCCGAATGGTGACTACACAGAGAGTGGGATGGTCCTTGTCAACCCTTTCTGTCAGGATACCCTTTTTACCAACACTGAACACGTATCTGAACTATAG
- the LOC117399484 gene encoding transmembrane protein 108-like isoform X3 has product MKKRSQVLYRQLLSVLLILALTELISAVQEVTSQGPIKDPSVTTAMLNRSRAHSSSIPGSSVWQQNSSTEGNNLPNIQGYHATELSDSGNTEPTLTTNLVGKKLTTDPPQGISISHHSTREDVHESPHASTSDAEHLKEKMPKLDIDGPTGSPQPYTTTELQPSSSARMLVDHSLASPDLSGIHAITSRELSQIINVSIANGLTSAGQDGSSDVISQGWTETPVLSISPTIPLVLPETASVPLNSSLTEQLSGKSLIFVTPTWNETPSSQWPHSPSKEQANISLTTLESDTQANTTFSGSIMSTNLDDMVSLNGTFASTTESASTATGNFLNRQVPAVTKGPGLPGNLSHVTEVDKPHQRASICLSKVDIVWIILAISVPISSCSVLLTVCCMRRKKKTSNPENNLSYWNNAITMDYFNRHAVELPREITSLGTAEEPETEVMSAMGYYI; this is encoded by the exons GTGTTCTACTGATCCTGGCACTGACAGAGCTGATATCTGCTGTACAGGAAGTGACATCTCAGGGACCCATCAAAGACCCCTCTGTCACTACGGCAATGTTGAACAGGTCTAGAGCTCATTCCTCCAGCATACCAGGCAGTTCAGTCTGGCAACAAAACTCCAGCACAGAAGGAAACAACTTGCCAAATATTCAGGGATACCATGCCACTGAACTGTCAGACTCTGGCAACACTGAACCCACCCTAACTACCAACCTTGTGGGAAAAAAATTGACAACAGACCCTCCCCAGGGTATTTCTATCAGTCATCACAGCACAAGAGAGGATGTCCATGAGTCCCCCCACGCCAGTACTTCAGATGCAGAACATTTAAAAGAGAAGATGCCCAAGTTGGATATAGATGGACCCACTGGATCCCCACAGCCTTACACTACCACCGAACTGCAGCCTTCCTCTTCAGCAAGAATGCTCGTTGATCATTCTTTGGCTAGTCCAGACCTTTCTGGCATCCATGCCATTACTTCGCGGGAATTATCACAAATCATTAACGTTTCAATTGCCAATGGCCTTACAAGCGCAGGGCAAGATGGAAGCTCAGACGTCATCTCGCAAGGGTGGACAGAGACACCGGTCCTTTCTATCTCACCAACCATCCCATTGGTTCTGCCTGAGACAGCATCGGTGCCTTTAAACAGCTCTTTAACGGAGCAACTGTCAGGTAAATCCTTAATATTTGTAACTCCTACATGGAATGAAACCCCATCATCACAATGGCCTCACAGTCCCTCTAAAGAACAGGCTAATATTTCATTAACTACATTGGAGAGTGATACACAGGCAAACACAACTTTCAGTGGCAGTATAATGAGCACTAATTTGGATGACATGGTGTCATTGAATGGGACCTTTGCCTCCACTACGGAATCTGCTTCTACAGCAACAGGGAACTTCCTGAATAGACAGGTGCCTGCGGTGACCAAGGGGCCTGGACTTCCTGGTAACCTGTCCCATGTGACTGAAGTGGACAAGCCTCATCAGAGAGCCAGCATCTGTCTCAGCAAAGTGGACATTGTGTGGATTATTTTGGCCATCAGTGTCCCCATTTCATCCTGTT CAGTCTTATTAACAGTATGCTGcatgaggaggaagaagaagaccTCAAATCCAGAAAACAACCTGAGCTACTGGAACAATGCTATCACGATGGATTACTTCAACAGACATGCCGTCGAGCTGCCCAGAGAAATCACATCTCTAGGAACTGCAGAG GAACCAGAGACAGAGGTAATGTCAGCAATGGGATACTACATTTGA
- the LOC117399484 gene encoding transmembrane protein 108-like isoform X2: MKKRSQVLYRQLLSVLLILALTELISAVQEVTSQGPIKDPSVTTAMLNRSRAHSSSIPGSSVWQQNSSTEGNNLPNIQGYHATELSDSGNTEPTLTTNLVGKKLTTDPPQGISISHHSTREDVHESPHASTSDAEHLKEKMPKLDIDGPTGSPQPYTTTELQPSSSARMLVDHSLASPDLSGIHAITSRELSQIINVSIANGLTSAGQDGSSDVISQGWTETPVLSISPTIPLVLPETASVPLNSSLTEQLSGKSLIFVTPTWNETPSSQWPHSPSKEQANISLTTLESDTQANTTFSGSIMSTNLDDMVSLNGTFASTTESASTATGNFLNRQVPAVTKGPGLPGNLSHVTEVDKPHQRASICLSKVDIVWIILAISVPISSCFLLTVCCMRRKKKTSNPENNLSYWNNAITMDYFNRHAVELPREITSLGTAEDQEPCSPPNGDYTESGMVLVNPFCQDTLFTNTEHVSEL, from the exons GTGTTCTACTGATCCTGGCACTGACAGAGCTGATATCTGCTGTACAGGAAGTGACATCTCAGGGACCCATCAAAGACCCCTCTGTCACTACGGCAATGTTGAACAGGTCTAGAGCTCATTCCTCCAGCATACCAGGCAGTTCAGTCTGGCAACAAAACTCCAGCACAGAAGGAAACAACTTGCCAAATATTCAGGGATACCATGCCACTGAACTGTCAGACTCTGGCAACACTGAACCCACCCTAACTACCAACCTTGTGGGAAAAAAATTGACAACAGACCCTCCCCAGGGTATTTCTATCAGTCATCACAGCACAAGAGAGGATGTCCATGAGTCCCCCCACGCCAGTACTTCAGATGCAGAACATTTAAAAGAGAAGATGCCCAAGTTGGATATAGATGGACCCACTGGATCCCCACAGCCTTACACTACCACCGAACTGCAGCCTTCCTCTTCAGCAAGAATGCTCGTTGATCATTCTTTGGCTAGTCCAGACCTTTCTGGCATCCATGCCATTACTTCGCGGGAATTATCACAAATCATTAACGTTTCAATTGCCAATGGCCTTACAAGCGCAGGGCAAGATGGAAGCTCAGACGTCATCTCGCAAGGGTGGACAGAGACACCGGTCCTTTCTATCTCACCAACCATCCCATTGGTTCTGCCTGAGACAGCATCGGTGCCTTTAAACAGCTCTTTAACGGAGCAACTGTCAGGTAAATCCTTAATATTTGTAACTCCTACATGGAATGAAACCCCATCATCACAATGGCCTCACAGTCCCTCTAAAGAACAGGCTAATATTTCATTAACTACATTGGAGAGTGATACACAGGCAAACACAACTTTCAGTGGCAGTATAATGAGCACTAATTTGGATGACATGGTGTCATTGAATGGGACCTTTGCCTCCACTACGGAATCTGCTTCTACAGCAACAGGGAACTTCCTGAATAGACAGGTGCCTGCGGTGACCAAGGGGCCTGGACTTCCTGGTAACCTGTCCCATGTGACTGAAGTGGACAAGCCTCATCAGAGAGCCAGCATCTGTCTCAGCAAAGTGGACATTGTGTGGATTATTTTGGCCATCAGTGTCCCCATTTCATCCTGTT TCTTATTAACAGTATGCTGcatgaggaggaagaagaagaccTCAAATCCAGAAAACAACCTGAGCTACTGGAACAATGCTATCACGATGGATTACTTCAACAGACATGCCGTCGAGCTGCCCAGAGAAATCACATCTCTAGGAACTGCAGAG GACCAGGAGCCTTGCTCCCCTCCGAATGGTGACTACACAGAGAGTGGGATGGTCCTTGTCAACCCTTTCTGTCAGGATACCCTTTTTACCAACACTGAACACGTATCTGAACTATAG